TGTTTTCGATGCCGTCGAGGCCGGCGGCGAGCTGGACGGCCGTCGCCAGGTAGCCGTTGCAGGACGGGTCGGGCATGCGGAACTCGAGCCTCGTCCCGACGCCGCGCTGCTCCGGGATGCGGATCATCGGCGAGCGGTTCCGCTGCGACCACGCGATGGAGATCGGCGCCTCGTAGCCGGGCACGAGCCGCTTGTAGCTGTTCACGATCGGGTTGGTGACCGCCGCGATGGCCCGCGCGTGCTTCTTGAGGCCGCCGATGTAGTGGAGCATGACATCGGCCAGCTCGTAGTCGGCGTTCGCGTCGTGGAAGATGTTCTTCCCGTCCTTGAACAGCGACTGGTGCGTGTGCATGCCGGAACCGTTTGCGCCGAAGATGGGCTTCGGCATGAACGTCGCGTGGAGCCCGTGCGCGAGCGCGACGTTCCGGACGATGAACTTGAAGGTCATGAGGTCGTCGGCTGTCCGCAGCGCCTCGCCGTACTTGTAGTCGATCTCGTGCTGGCCCTCGGCGACCTCGTGGTGCGCGGCCTCGACATCGAGGCCCATCGCCTCCATGCCGGTGACCATCTCGCGGCGCGCCCGCTCGGCGAGGTCCGACGGCGTGAGGTCGAAGTACCCGCCATCGTCGTGGGTGACGAAATTGCAGCTACCGTCCTCGTTCGTCTTGAAGAGGAAGAACTCGGCCTCGACGGCGGAGTACATCGTGTAGCCCATCGACTCCGCTCTGGCGACGACGCGCTTGAGCGCCGCGCGCGGGCAACCCCCGAACGGCTTGTTGTACGGGCGCCGGACGTCGCAGTACATCTGGGCCACCCGGGCGTCCGGGTTCCCCCACGGGAAGACCCGGAACGTGTCCAGGTCCGGACGGAGGAGCATGTCGCTCTCCTCGATGCGGACGTAGCCCGCGATCGACGACCCGTCGAACATGACCTTGGCGTCGAACCCGTCTTCGAGCTTGCTCGCCGGGACCTCGACGTTCTTCGGGAAGCCGTTGATGTCGATGAAGATGAGACGAAGGAAGCGGACGTTCAGTTCCTCGCAGAGCTTCAGGATCGCGTCCCGGTCGCCCGAGGCGACGGTGCTCCCGTAGTCGTCGTATCGAACGTGCGAGGGATGTTCACTGGGTGCCGCAAAAACGGCGTCGGACATGGTGCGACCTCCGGGTCACTTGGGCGTACTGGAAAGGGGGGTTCGTACGTTCGGTTCCGCGCCGGGCGGTCGGGCACGACCCGCAATGTCGCGAGGCACTATGCGGGGCGAATCGGCCATCGTCAACCTCACAGCGCGCGGCAAAAGCCCTGCATCAGCGCCGCTCTTGCCGCGGACCGCTAGGGCCAGCTCCACTGGCGGACGGATTCGGGCGCCCGGGAGCACGCCACGGCGCCCGTGAAGCCTTCCCCGGGGAAGAGGTCCATCAGCCACCAGGAGCGCCCTTCGAGTTCCCCGCGAATCGTGTCGACGCGGGCCAGCGGACGCGACAGGCCGAGGCCGGCGGCCTTGAGGATCGCCTCCTTTCGGGCCCAGATCCGGAAGAACTCCGGCCTGGCCGCCGCGGTGTCCCAGTCGGAGCGAAGGCGCCACTCCTCGGGGGAGAGGTGGTCGCGGGCGAGGGCCCCCGGGTAGCTGAGCGGCCGGATGCGTTCGATGTCGACGCCGATCTCGCCGAGCTGGCCCACCGCGCAGAGCGCTAGTCCGCCCGAGTGGCTGAGATTGAAGTGGAACGGAGGCGCGTCGCGGGCCCCGTCGTCCCCTCGGGCCGACAGCAGCCGGGGCTTTCCGTGCTCCCCGTACTCCAGCGTCAACTCGTCCGGCGCGACCCCCAGGTACTCGGAGAGGAGACGTCGCAGCGCGATGCGGGCGCGACGGAACCGGGCGCGCGCCTTCGCGCTGACGAGTCGTTCGGCGCGCGCCCGCTCGTCCGGGCTAAGTAGGGCGAGGCCGCCGGATCCGCCACGGGCGGAGAGGTCGATTCTCCACACGTGAAGTCCGGACCCCGGTAGCCCCGGCGGACGCGCGCGCGCAGGCCAGTCCCCGCGGTTCAGAGGGCGGCGTACCAGTCGAGCGTGGACCGAAGACCGTCGGAGAGCGTCCAGCCGGGTTCGTAGCCCAGCCGTTCCCGGGCTCTCGAGATATCCGCGTAGGAATGACGCACGTCACCGGTCCGGAAGCCCTCGTACACGGGTTCCGCGCTTCCCAGGCCGGGCCGCTTCTCCGCGAGCCCCGACCGGATGAGGGCGAACAGCTCGTTCAGCGTCGTCGGATCTCCCGCGGCGACGTTGTAGACGCCGAGCGCCGTCTCCGCTCCCGTCGTGGCGGCGAGCAGGTTCGCCTGCACCACGTTATCGATGTAGCAATAGTCCCGGGTCGTCTTCCCGTCCCCATAGATCCGGCACGGCCTTCCCGTCAGCATCCGCAGCGTCCAGCGCGGTATGACGGCGGCGTACGGTCCGTCGGGATCCTGCCTCCTGCCA
The nucleotide sequence above comes from Candidatus Palauibacter australiensis. Encoded proteins:
- a CDS encoding 4'-phosphopantetheinyl transferase superfamily protein → MWRIDLSARGGSGGLALLSPDERARAERLVSAKARARFRRARIALRRLLSEYLGVAPDELTLEYGEHGKPRLLSARGDDGARDAPPFHFNLSHSGGLALCAVGQLGEIGVDIERIRPLSYPGALARDHLSPEEWRLRSDWDTAAARPEFFRIWARKEAILKAAGLGLSRPLARVDTIRGELEGRSWWLMDLFPGEGFTGAVACSRAPESVRQWSWP
- a CDS encoding GDP-mannose 4,6-dehydratase, producing GRRQDPDGPYAAVIPRWTLRMLTGRPCRIYGDGKTTRDYCYIDNVVQANLLAATTGAETALGVYNVAAGDPTTLNELFALIRSGLAEKRPGLGSAEPVYEGFRTGDVRHSYADISRARERLGYEPGWTLSDGLRSTLDWYAAL
- the glnA gene encoding type I glutamate--ammonia ligase, producing the protein MSDAVFAAPSEHPSHVRYDDYGSTVASGDRDAILKLCEELNVRFLRLIFIDINGFPKNVEVPASKLEDGFDAKVMFDGSSIAGYVRIEESDMLLRPDLDTFRVFPWGNPDARVAQMYCDVRRPYNKPFGGCPRAALKRVVARAESMGYTMYSAVEAEFFLFKTNEDGSCNFVTHDDGGYFDLTPSDLAERARREMVTGMEAMGLDVEAAHHEVAEGQHEIDYKYGEALRTADDLMTFKFIVRNVALAHGLHATFMPKPIFGANGSGMHTHQSLFKDGKNIFHDANADYELADVMLHYIGGLKKHARAIAAVTNPIVNSYKRLVPGYEAPISIAWSQRNRSPMIRIPEQRGVGTRLEFRMPDPSCNGYLATAVQLAAGLDGIENKIDPGPPLDTNVWQLSDEERAKIGLEVLPANLGEAVEELEANEVMKDALGDHIFEQFVSRKKAEWSDYVASVSEWELEQYINY